From a single Apium graveolens cultivar Ventura chromosome 2, ASM990537v1, whole genome shotgun sequence genomic region:
- the LOC141706075 gene encoding WAT1-related protein At5g07050-like, whose product MEGKSRVGSFVDKAKPYICMVSLQFGYAGMNIITKVSLNRGMSHYVLVVYRHAFATAVIAPFALILERNIRPKITFSIFMQIFVLGLLGPVIDQNFYYAGLKFTSPTFSCAMSNMLPAMTFVMAVVCRMEILDMKKIRCQAKVLGTAVTVAGAMLMTLYKGEVVEMFWSRYIHPKTYQPATTTTTTVDADKDWVKGSILLIIATFAWASFFILQNVTMRRYTAPYSLTCLVCFMGTLQSIVVTLAMEHKPNVWAIGFDMNLLAAAYAGIVTSSIAYYVQGLVMHKRGPVFVTAFSPLMMIIVAIMGSFILAEKIYLGGILGAILIVMGLYSVLWGKYKEYKEKEEEAIIEAVKDMKNQMKVGSAEDLEANNDIEMQKNRELAMAPTLAFSASVPAPPMLAVEARKP is encoded by the exons ATGGAGGGAAAAAGTAGGGTAGGAAGTTTTGTAGACAAGGCAAAGCCTTATATTTGCATGGTTTCATTACAATTTGGATATGCCGGAATGAACATCATAACTAAAGTGTCTCTCAACAGAGGAATGAGTCACTACGTGCTTGTTGTTTATCGACATGCTTTTGCCACTGCGGTTATTGCTCCCTTTGCTCTTATTCTTGAGAG GAACATAAGGCCGAAGATCACTTTTTCAATCTTCATGCAAATATTTGTGTTGGGACTACTTGG GCCGGTGATTGACCAAAATTTCTACTATGCTGGACTGAAATTCACATCGCCAACTTTTTCTTGCGCCATGAGCAATATGCTGCCTGCAATGACCTTTGTCATGGCAGTTGTCTGCAG GATGGAAATATTAGATATGAAGAAAATTAGATGCCAAGCAAAAGTATTGGGAACAGCAGTGACGGTGGCAGGTGCCATGTTAATGACATTGTACAAAGGAGAGGTTGTGGAAATGTTTTGGTCCAGATACATTCATCCCAAGACCTATCAACCCGctaccaccaccaccaccaccgtCGATGCTGACAAAGATTGGGTTAAAGGTTCCATTCTTCTTATCATTGCCACCTTTGCTTGGGCATCCTTTTTCATCCTTCAG AATGTTACAATGAGGAGATATACAGCTCCCTATTCACTGACGTGCCTGGTGTGCTTTATGGGTACTCTCCAATCCATTGTCGTAACTCTTGCAATGGAACACAAACCTAATGTCTGGGCTATTGGCTTTGACATGAACCTTCTTGCTGCTGCCTATGCC GGAATAGTAACATCAAGCATTGCGTACTATGTCCAAGGACTGGTTATGCATAAAAGAGGACCAGTTTTTGTAACAGCTTTTAGCCCTTTGATGATGATCATAGTTGCAATCATGGGATCTTTCATTCTTGCAGAAAAAATCTATCTTGGAGG AATTCTAGGTGCCATACTAATTGTGATGGGACTATACTCCGTACTATGGGGCAAGTACAAAGAGTACAAGGAAAAGGAAGAGGAGGCGATTATCGAAGCAGTGAAAGATATGAAAAACCAGATGAAAGTGGGATCAGCTGAAGATCTTGAGGCAAATAATGACATTGAAATGCAAAAGAACAGAGAATTAGCAATGGCTCCCACATTAGCCTTCAGCGCATCAGTTCCAGCACCACCTATGCTTGCAGTTGAAGCAAGGAAGCCCTGA